Below is a genomic region from Demequina sp. NBRC 110054.
CCGAGGCGCGCGTCTCCGAGGCGCTCATCGGCCTCAAGCGCACGTGCCCCGTCGTCCTGTTCCTCGGCTCCTACCCGGCCTTCCACGGCGAGGTGACGCCCGTCGAGTCCGAGAACACCGACACGTCGTTCGCCGCGGCGCGCGACTGGGTCGAGGCCCTCAAGGACGGGCGGGCGTAGAGCCTACCCCTCGAGCGCGTGCGTGTGTGCGCTGTCGAGCCGCCGCGCGCGCACCAGCTCCCACACGAGCGGGAGCAGCAGGACCGCGCCCGCGATCGACAGCCCGTCGTAGCCCCACGCGGCCAGCGCCACGCCGGACAGCGCCCCCGCGGACGCGCCCGCGATGCCCATCGTGAGGTCGGCGACGCCCTGCACGTCGGTGGGGCTCGCGGTGCCCTCGTGCGACAGGACGGAGACGAGCGTCGCGGCGGCGATCGTGGCCGCTGACCAGCCGAGGCCGATCAGCACGAGCCCGGCGGTCGCGAAGCCCTCGGCGTGGCCGTGCATCCCGCCCGCGGCGTCGATCCGTCCCGACACTGCGGTCAGCCCCGCGCCGATCAGCAGCAGCGAGGCGCCCACGCCCACGGCGGCCCACGGCCCGAGCCGGTCGGTCATCCACCCGAACACGGGCGCGAGCGCGTACATCCCCGCGACGTGCGCGCTGATGACGATGCCGATGAACGTGAGCGTCGAGCCGTGGCCGTGCAGGTGCACGCTCGACATCGCCATGATCCCGACCATCACGGCGTGCCCCGTGGCCATCGCGGTGAGCCCCAGGCGACCCGACGGGTGAGCCCACAGGTCGGCGAGCGTGCGGACGATGCTGCGGGCGGCGGGAGGGGCGACGGGCCTGGGGTCGCGCAGCAGCAGGGCGATGCCGATCGCCGCGAGCGCGAGCGACGCGACCGCGAACAGCCACGGTCCGGCCAGCGCGGTCACCCCGAGTGCCTCGCCGAGCTTGGTGCCGGGGGACAGCAGGTTCGGGCCGGCCACCGCGCCGACCGCCGACGCCCACACGACGACGCTCAGCACGCGGCCGCGCAGCGAGTCCGGCACGCCGTCGGTCGCGGCGAAGCGCGCCTGGAGCCCGGCCGCCATCCCGCCGCCCGTGATCAGCATGCCGACCAGGAGCAGGGGCAGCACCCGCATCGTCCCTGCGGCGAAGGCGAGTGCGGCCCCGACCGCCGCGAGACCGTAGCCCGTCGTGAGCGCGACCCGGCGACCGCGTCGTCCGGCGAGGCGGGCCAGGGGCACTGCGGCGAGCGCGGAGCCGAGCACCATCGCCGTCTGCGGCAGTCCCGACCACGCGGCGGTGCCCGCGATCTCCTCGGCGAGCAGCGCGCCCACCGAGACGCCCGCCGCGACGCCGATGCCCGCGACGAGCTGCGTGGTCGCGAGCGTCGCGAGGCGGGGCCGGTCGAGGCGAGGCGCGCCGTCGTCGGAGGGCGCTGGGGACGCGTCGGTCATGGGTCCTTCCGGGGCAGGAGGGAGGGCGCGAGGTCAGTCGTCGGAGGCGTCGCCCTTGGCCTCGCCTGACTCCTCCGCGGCCTCCTCGGCGGTCGGCTTCTCAGCCGAGGCGGGCTTGTTGCCCGGCGGGACGCGGAGCTTGAGGGCGCCGGGCTGCACGAACGCGTGCACCTTGGAGGCGCGACCGAGCGACTCGCCGTCGACCTGCACCTTCTGCGGCTGCTCCATCTCGATGTCGAACTGCTTGCCGCGCACGTGGTCGATGCGCGACGTGTTCAGCACGCGCAGCAGGCTCGTGTCCTTGAGGCCCGCGCCCTGAGCCATGACCTGGCCGAACAGCTCGGTCCAGCCGACCAGGCCGCCGCGCGCGTCGAGCGTCGCGATGTCGAGGTGCCCGTCGTCCATGGTCGCGTCGGGCACGAGCGTGATTCCGCCGGGAAGCTGGCCGATGTTCGCCATGAGGACGGTGCGCATCGTGCTCTCGACCTGCTCGCCGCCATCGACGGACACGCGCGCCTTCATGCGCTTCTCCCCGAGGTGCCGGATCGCGGCGAAGAAGTAGGCGAACCAGCCGAGGCGCTTCTTGAGGCCCTCGTCGGCGCCCGCGACCATCTCCGCGTCGAAGCCGGCACCCGCGATGACGAGGAACAGGTGACGTCCGTCGTCGCCCTGGCCGGGCGCGCGGGAGACGTCCATCCACCCCACATCGACCGTGCGCTCGTCGCCCTCGAGGACGGTGCGCAGGAGCGACTGGGTCTCGCCGAGAGGCAGGTCGAGGTTGCGTGCGAACAGGTTGCCGGTGCCCATGGGCAGGATGCCCATCGGCACGTCCGAGCCGGCCAGTGCCTGCGCGACCGCGCGCACCGTGCCGTCGCCGCCGATCGCGACCACGAGGTCGGCGCCGCTCTCTAGCGCCTGCTTCGCCTGGCCCGTGCCGGGATCGTCGGCCGTCGTGTAGAACCACATCGGCTGCGGCAGGTAGCGGATCGAGCAGGCCCTGAGCGCCTGCTCGCGCAGCTCCTCGATCCCCGGCTTCGTGGGGTTCGCGATGAACGCCACCTGCTCGTTGCCCGCGCGCGGCGCGCTGAACGGGGTCATGGCCGACGGGAGAGGCTCGATCTTCAGGACACGGCGCCACATCCGCGGCACGGCCATGGGATCACGCGAGCCGATGCGGCGCGTGATGACGACGGTGAGCGACAGCGAGGCCGTCGCGAGGACGACGGCGACGGCCGCGAGGACAAGGGCCACCATGCCTTGAGCCTAGGCCCACGCGGATAGACTCGCCTGCATGATCG
It encodes:
- a CDS encoding MFS transporter, with translation MTDASPAPSDDGAPRLDRPRLATLATTQLVAGIGVAAGVSVGALLAEEIAGTAAWSGLPQTAMVLGSALAAVPLARLAGRRGRRVALTTGYGLAAVGAALAFAAGTMRVLPLLLVGMLITGGGMAAGLQARFAATDGVPDSLRGRVLSVVVWASAVGAVAGPNLLSPGTKLGEALGVTALAGPWLFAVASLALAAIGIALLLRDPRPVAPPAARSIVRTLADLWAHPSGRLGLTAMATGHAVMVGIMAMSSVHLHGHGSTLTFIGIVISAHVAGMYALAPVFGWMTDRLGPWAAVGVGASLLLIGAGLTAVSGRIDAAGGMHGHAEGFATAGLVLIGLGWSAATIAAATLVSVLSHEGTASPTDVQGVADLTMGIAGASAGALSGVALAAWGYDGLSIAGAVLLLPLVWELVRARRLDSAHTHALEG
- a CDS encoding diacylglycerol kinase family protein; the encoded protein is MVALVLAAVAVVLATASLSLTVVITRRIGSRDPMAVPRMWRRVLKIEPLPSAMTPFSAPRAGNEQVAFIANPTKPGIEELREQALRACSIRYLPQPMWFYTTADDPGTGQAKQALESGADLVVAIGGDGTVRAVAQALAGSDVPMGILPMGTGNLFARNLDLPLGETQSLLRTVLEGDERTVDVGWMDVSRAPGQGDDGRHLFLVIAGAGFDAEMVAGADEGLKKRLGWFAYFFAAIRHLGEKRMKARVSVDGGEQVESTMRTVLMANIGQLPGGITLVPDATMDDGHLDIATLDARGGLVGWTELFGQVMAQGAGLKDTSLLRVLNTSRIDHVRGKQFDIEMEQPQKVQVDGESLGRASKVHAFVQPGALKLRVPPGNKPASAEKPTAEEAAEESGEAKGDASDD